The Mesorhizobium loti DNA segment CTGTTCAGTATTTGATGACCCGGCGCTCGACCAGCACCACGGCACAGAACAGAACGATCGACAGGCAAGACGACAGTACGATCGCCGCGTAGAGCCGGTCCGATTGGTAGTTGAAACTCGCCTGGATGATCAGCGCGCCGAGCCCCTTGTCCGAGCCGATCCATTCGCCGACGATGGCGCCGATCACCGCCGTCGCCGAGGCGATGCGGAGAGAGGAGAACAGCATCGGCAGCGCGCGCGGCAGCCGCAGGCTCCAGAAAATCTCGGAACGCGTCGCCGACAGCACGCGGAACAGTTCGTGCTCGTTGTCGCTGGCCGAGTCCAGGCCGCGGATCATGTTCACAAGCGTCGGGAAGAAGCAGATCACCGCCGCGATGACGATCTTCGGCGTCATGCCGAGCCCGAAGATCAGGATGATAATCGGCGACAGCGCCAGGATCGGAATCGTGTTGAAGAACAGCACGATCGGAAAATAGGTCGCCTGCAGGATGCGGTTGTGCACGAACAGGACGGCCAGCAGCACGGCGGCCAGATTGCCGATGACGAAGCCGGCCAGCGCCTCGATCAGCGTTGGCCTCAAATTGTCCATGAGCAGCGCGAAATTCTTCTGGAAGACGCCCGATATGGCGGTCGGGGTAGGCACGATATAGGCCGGCACGCCGAGCAGGGGCAGCAGATATTGCCAGGCGAGAAGCAGTGACGCGGCACCAAGAGCGGGCAGGGCTATTGCCATTTGCGGCGAGAGCGGCGCCGGCCTCATGATGCCTGCTCCAGCGCGGTCCGCAGCTCGGCCATGGCCGCGACGATTGCCGGGTCTTCGCGCGAACAGCGGTTGCCGTCCTGTTTGAGCGGCCGCATGTCCAAATCCTTGACCAGCCGCCCCGGATTGGCGGCGAGAACGATCACCCGCTGGCCGAGATAGGCGGCTTCGGCGATCGAATGGGTGACGAACAGGATCGTCGTGCCCGTGCGCCGCCACAGATTGAGAAGCTCGTCGTTGAGGCGATCGCGGGTGATTTCGTCGAGCGCCCCGAACGGTTCGTCCATCAAAAGCAGCTTGGGCTGGCCAAGCAAGGCGCGGGCGATCGCCACACGCTGGCGCTGGCCGCCGGACAGCTGGTGCGGCAGGCGTTCGCCGAAGCCGGCCAACCCCATCAGCTCCAGCAGCTCCTCGCTGCGGTCTTCGATCTTGCGTGTCAGGCTGCCTTGCCCGACGCCAAGCGGCAAGCGGACATTGTCGCGCACCGTGCGCCAGGGCAGCAGGGTCGAATCCTGGAAGACGAAGCCGACATCCCTGCGCGAGCGCACCGCATGCGGCGTGTCGCCGAGCACGCTGATCGTGCCGCCGAGAGGGTCGAGCAGGTCGGCAACCACGCGCAGCAAGGTCGACTTGCCGCAGCCGGACGGCCCGAGGATCGACAGGAAGGAGCCGGCCTCGACGCTGAGGTCGAGGCCGGAAAGCACCTTGACGGCCGCCTGGCGGCCGCCATAGCCGACATCCAGCCTGCTGGCTTCGATCGCGTTCGGTATTAGATCGGCATCACGTTTATTCGTCATGCCAATCTAATTCTTTGCTGGAGCATGATCTTTTCCAAAAACCGGTTCCCACTTTTTGGGATCATGCTCTAGGCGGCGGGCGCGTCGAGCTTCGGCCGGTCGGCAGCCGAGAGTTCGAGGATCTTGGCGGTGTAGACGTCGGCCGCCTTGGGCCGGCCGTTCGGGTATTGGCCGACCTTGTCGAGCAGCGCCAGCTGTTCTTCGATCGAGGCGGGATCGAACGTGCCCCAGCCGTCCTTGGCCGTCGCGCCGTCGAAGGACAGTTTCAACACGAGGTTGACGGTCTTCTCTTCCCAGCCGAGGTCCATTTCGGGATAGGCGGCGACCATCTTCTTCACCGCTTCCTGCGGGTTGGCGTGCACCCAGCCCCAGCCCTTGGCGACCGCGCCGATGAATTTGGCCAGCGTGTCCGGATCCTTTTCGATCGCCGCGTCGGTGGCGAAATAGACATCGGCGTAGGAATTCAAGCCGAGGTCGCGCACCAGAAGGTCGATACGGTCGTCGCCGACGACGCTCAGCGCCTGCGTGTTGGTGATCCAGCCGCCAATGGCATCCACATCGCCGCGCACCAGCGGTCCCTTGTCGAAGCCGACATTGATGACGGTGAGGTCGGACGCGCTCATGCCGTTCTTGGCCAGGATCTCGTCCATGACGAAGCGTGCCGTCGGCTGGATGCCGATCTTCTTGCCCTTGAGGTCGGCCACGCCCTTGATCGGGTTAGAGGCCTTTGAGGTGAGTGCATAGGGGCCGGTGCGGAAGCCGCAGGCGATGATCTTCACCGGCACGCCGCTGGCGCGCGCGGCAAACAGCTGCGGCGTTTCGGAGAATTGGCCAAGTTGTGCCGCGCCCGAAATCACCGGCGGCACGGTCGAGGCGTTCGGGCCGCCCGGGCTGAATTCCACCTCGAGCCCGGCATCCTTGAAGTAGCCATTGGCGACGGCGGCGATGTCGCCGATCTGGCCGTTGGACATCAGCCAGTCATACTGGATGACGACCTTTCCGGCGGCCTTGGCGCCCGGGGTCAAAACCAGCTGCATTCCGCCCGATGCCACGGCAACAGCGGCCAGACCGGACTTCATGAAGCCGCGGCGGTTCATGTCGTGATTCCCATTCATTTTTCGCTCCTGTTGCAAGACTGTCTCGTCTCTTCATTGCGCGCCGTTCCCTTTGGCGCGGGTGGTCTACGGCTGTTCGTCGTGGTAGTCGCCGGGGCCGCCGTCGAGCCAGGCGTAGAGTTCCCAAAGCGTGTCGTCCGGGTCGGTGAAATAGGCGCAGCGCGCGTTCCAGACATAGTTTTCGGGCGGGGCATAGAACGGCACGCCCTTGGCCGTCAGCTCGGCATGCAGCCGGTCGATCTCGCCGGGCGCGTCGAGCTGGACGGCGACGCAGACCTTGTGCGCATGGCGCGGCGATCGCAGTTTCGAGACGCCGGTATGCTGGCTGATATGGTCGATCTCCCAAGCGGCCAGCGTCACGCCCTCGCCATGGAAATCGGCGAAACCCTCGGCGCGGCGGCGCAGGCGAAAGCCGAGCTTGTCGACATAGAACTCTACTGTCCGCTCAATATTCTCGACCAGGAGGCAGACATCGGAGATGCGGGTAATGCTGGCGACAGCCATGCTCATTTCCCTCCTCCCGTGCGTTCGCCGCGCGCGGACGGCAGCTTGACGCCGACACGGTTGGCCGCGCCGATGATGTGCGCGCGCATCGCGGCCTCGGCTTTTGCCGGGTCGCCGGCGACCAGCGCCTCGTAGATGCGCACATGCTCGCCGACATTGACCTCAACCAGATCGTGCAAGGGGTTGGTCTGCCGTGCGTAATAGATCGAGCGGCGGATCTGCTCGCAGACGAAGGAAATGAAGGTGTGGATGTAGCTGTTGCCGGTCGCCCGGGCGATTTCGCGATGAAACAGAAGGTCGGCGTCGATGCTGCCGTCCTCCCAGCGCTCCTCGCCGCTCATCCGGTCGAGCGCGGCCTTGATGGCGTCGAGATGCTCCTGCTCGCGCCGTTCGGCGGCGAGGGCCGCGGATTCCGCCTCGAGGATGCAGCGCAGCTCGAACAGCCGCTCCATGTTCTGCCCCTCTTTCAGGGTCTCGCGGTCGATGCGGATCGCCGCGCGCTGTTCCGGCGCCAGCACGAAGGAGCCGATGCCTTGCCGCGCTTCCACCATGCCGTCGGCGCGCAATTGCGCAATTGCCTCGCGCACGACGTTGCGGCTGACGCCGAATTTCTCCGAAAGCTGCTGCTCCGTCGGCAAGAGGGCGCCCGGGTTGAGGTCGCCGGACTCGATCTCGCGGCTGAGGAACGCCGCCACCCGATGCGGCAGCGCCTCGACAGTGCCGATGGCAGCCAGTCTTTGTTTCATGAAAAAGTCTCCGTCGCGGGAAAGAGGCAGCCGGGGTTCATGCGTCGGTCCGGATCGAGCGCATCCTTGAGCGTGCCGACGAGCCGGCGGTGGACAGCGGACATTCCCGCCCAGTAGACGCTTTGGCGGGTGCGCCCGATGCCATGCTCGGCGCTGATCGAGCCGCCGAGGGCGTTGGTGATGTCGTACAGCCCGGCGGTGATGGCGGTGCCCCTGGAGCGCGCGTCGGGCTCTGCCAGGTCGAGCGGCGGCAGGACGTTGAAATGGATGTTGCCGTCGCCAGCGTGCCCATAGGCCTGTGAAATCCAGCCCGGATGCTCCAGCGCGATAAAATCGCGAGCCTGGGTGATGAGGGTGGGGATGTCGGAGATACGCACCGAAAGATCGGTGCGCACGTGGTAGCCGCGCTTGGCCTGGCCCTCGACCAGCCCCTCGCGAATGGCCCAGAACGCCTTGGCCTGTGCGCCGCTCTCGGCCAGAACGGCATCGGTGACCAGTTCTTCTTCCATCGTGCCGGCAAGGAAATTCACCAGCAGGCTGCGCAAATCGATCGCGGCACTCGACGACAATTCGATCAGCACATGGACAGGGGCCGTGACCGGCGCGACGATGCTCGGGTCGACGAGACGCGCCAGCTCCATGCATTCCGCGCCGATGATCTCGAAGGCGGATATCAGGTCGGAGCATCCGCGTCGGGCTTGCCTGAACAGAGCGATTGCCGCTTCGAATGAAGGGAGCCCCAGATAAGCCGTTTCGACACGGCCGGGTTTCGGAAACAGTTTGACCTCGACGCCGGTGATGATGCCCAGCGTGCCCTCGGCGCCGAT contains these protein-coding regions:
- a CDS encoding ABC transporter permease: MRPAPLSPQMAIALPALGAASLLLAWQYLLPLLGVPAYIVPTPTAISGVFQKNFALLMDNLRPTLIEALAGFVIGNLAAVLLAVLFVHNRILQATYFPIVLFFNTIPILALSPIIILIFGLGMTPKIVIAAVICFFPTLVNMIRGLDSASDNEHELFRVLSATRSEIFWSLRLPRALPMLFSSLRIASATAVIGAIVGEWIGSDKGLGALIIQASFNYQSDRLYAAIVLSSCLSIVLFCAVVLVERRVIKY
- a CDS encoding ABC transporter ATP-binding protein: MTNKRDADLIPNAIEASRLDVGYGGRQAAVKVLSGLDLSVEAGSFLSILGPSGCGKSTLLRVVADLLDPLGGTISVLGDTPHAVRSRRDVGFVFQDSTLLPWRTVRDNVRLPLGVGQGSLTRKIEDRSEELLELMGLAGFGERLPHQLSGGQRQRVAIARALLGQPKLLLMDEPFGALDEITRDRLNDELLNLWRRTGTTILFVTHSIAEAAYLGQRVIVLAANPGRLVKDLDMRPLKQDGNRCSREDPAIVAAMAELRTALEQAS
- a CDS encoding transcriptional regulator, giving the protein MKQRLAAIGTVEALPHRVAAFLSREIESGDLNPGALLPTEQQLSEKFGVSRNVVREAIAQLRADGMVEARQGIGSFVLAPEQRAAIRIDRETLKEGQNMERLFELRCILEAESAALAAERREQEHLDAIKAALDRMSGEERWEDGSIDADLLFHREIARATGNSYIHTFISFVCEQIRRSIYYARQTNPLHDLVEVNVGEHVRIYEALVAGDPAKAEAAMRAHIIGAANRVGVKLPSARGERTGGGK
- a CDS encoding actin interacting protein → MTIHGISTDVLAALEHLLGQDGVAADAANMAKYLVDWSGDHHGGALAVLKPASVAEVQAAVRLCGSLGLAMIPQGGNTGLVAGAIDIGTARGAVIISLERLNRIRLVDADNFIVQADAGCILQHIKDAAEEQDCLFPLALGAQGSCQIGGNAASNAGGVNVLRYGMARDLVVGLEVVLPDGELWNGFSGLRKDNRGYDLKQLFIGAEGTLGIITGVEVKLFPKPGRVETAYLGLPSFEAAIALFRQARRGCSDLISAFEIIGAECMELARLVDPSIVAPVTAPVHVLIELSSSAAIDLRSLLVNFLAGTMEEELVTDAVLAESGAQAKAFWAIREGLVEGQAKRGYHVRTDLSVRISDIPTLITQARDFIALEHPGWISQAYGHAGDGNIHFNVLPPLDLAEPDARSRGTAITAGLYDITNALGGSISAEHGIGRTRQSVYWAGMSAVHRRLVGTLKDALDPDRRMNPGCLFPATETFS